A genomic stretch from Erigeron canadensis isolate Cc75 chromosome 9, C_canadensis_v1, whole genome shotgun sequence includes:
- the LOC122583812 gene encoding protein NRT1/ PTR FAMILY 8.2-like, translated as MSTNLLLYFKNNLHQHSSQASKNLSNWSGTCYVTPLVGAFLADSYLGRYWTIAIFSIIYVMGMSLLTISAAVPGLKPTCVSKEDCHATGLDIALTYVALYLVALGTGGIKPCVSSYGADQFDDEDEAEKEQKSSFFNWFYISINIGALLASSFLVWIQANVGWGWGFGIPAVTMAVAVVSFFSGTKRYRNQKPGGSPLTRICQVIVASWRKRRVHVPDDKSLLYETTDGKSAITGSRKLEHTELFSFLDKAAIQLQSDHVKGSANPWWLCTVTQVEELKSIIKLLPIWATGIIFSAVYSQMSNMFVLQGSFMDIKIKKFEIPPASLSIFDPISVILLTLVYKWVIIPVARKYTGHKSGLTQLQRMGTGLVISIFAMLAAGILEVIRLGIVKKNNYYDLEHMPMTVFWQVPQYLLIGAAEVFTFIGQTEFFNDQAPDSMRSLCSALSLTTVALGNYLSSLLVTIVTAISTKGGKPGWIPDNLNHGQLQNFFWLLTVLSVLNLGAYLLVARWYTYKRSVGTLR; from the exons ATGAGCACAAATCTATTGCTTTATTTCAAGAataatcttcatcaacataGTTCCCAAGCATCAAAGAACCTATCAAATTGGTCCGGAACATGTTATGTTACGCCGTTGGTTGGTGCGTTTCTTGCTGATTCCTATCTTGGCAGATATTGGACCATTGCCATCTTCTCCATCATCTATGTCATG ggAATGAGTTTATTGACAATATCAGCGGCGGTTCCTGGGCTTAAGCCAACTTGTGTGTCAAAAGAAGATTGCCACGCTACTGGTCTAGACATTGCGTTAACGTATGTGGCACTCTATCTAGTGGCCTTAGGAACCGGGGGGATCAAACCATGTGTGTCATCGTATGGTGCGGATCagtttgatgatgaggatgaggcCGAGAAGGAGCAAAAGAGTTCTTTCTTCAACTGGTTCTATATTTCCATCAATATCGGTGCACTCCTTGCGTCGTCGTTTCTTGTTTGGATCCAAGCCAATGTGGGTTGGGGTTGGGGGTTTGGTATCCCGGCCGTGACCATGGCAGTTGCTGTTGTCTCGTTCTTTTCAGGAACCAAACGGTACAGGAATCAGAAACCAGGTGGAAGCCCGTTGACACGTATTTGCCAGGTCATTGTAGCTTCTTGGAGGAAACGTAGGGTCCATGTGCCCGATGACAAGTCCCTTTTGTATGAGACCACAGATGGCAAATCTGCCATCACTGGAAGCCGCAAACTTGAACACACTGAATTGTTTAG TTTCTTGGACAAAGCTGCTATTCAGTTACAATCAGATCATGTCAAAGGATCCGCCAACCCATGGTGGCTTTGCACAGTGACCCAAGTCGAGGAACTCAAATCCATCATCAAGCTGCTTCCAATATGGGCCACGGGTATCATCTTCAGCGCTGTCTATAGTCAAATGAGCAATATGTTTGTGCTGCAAGGTTCTTTCATGGACATCAAGATCAAGAAATTTGAGATCCCACCAGCATCACTCAGCATTTTCGACCCCATTAGTGTCATTCTCTTGACCCTAGTTTACAAATGGGTCATTATACCTGTTGCCCGGAAATATACAGGCCACAAATCAGGCCTCACTCAGCTCCAAAGAATGGGCACAGGTCTAGTTATATCAATTTTCGCAATGCTAGCTGCTGGGATATTAGAAGTCATCAGGCTCGGGATTGTTAAGAAAAACAACTACTACGATTTGGAGCATATGCCCATGACGGTTTTCTGGCAGGTCCCACAGTATCTCTTGATTGGTGCTGCTGAGGTTTTTACGTTCATAGGACAAACAGAATTCTTTAATGATCAAGCCCCTGATTCTATGAGGAGTTTGTGTTCTGCTTTATCGCTCACAACTGTGGCTTTAGGAAACTATTTGAGTAGCTTGCTGGTGACAATTGTAACCGCGATTAGTACTAAAGGGGGTAAGCCGGGGTGGATACCAGATAATCTGAATCATGGACAGTTACAGAATTTCTTCTGGCTTTTGACCGTTCTTAGTGTGTTGAATTTGGGGGCTTATCTTCTCGTGGCCAGGTGGTATACTTATAAGCGTTCAGTTGGGACTCTTCGCTAG